The sequence AATTCTTCAATTCCAACACACAATTCTTAaattttcatctcttttatttctcaACAAATCCCAAATTCTGATTTAGTTAGGGTTTCAGTGCTGTCAAGAATGTTGCCGTCTATGGAGTTTGTGAAACCCTTAGGCAAAGGTTCATATGGTTCCGTCGATCTCGTCAGATACACCAACCCCGACGGCTCGAATCCGTACTACCAAGCCGTGAAAACCTCCTACCCACAAGACTTCGAACCACTCCTTAAAGAGTTTCAGATTCTGTCTAAACTCAGAGATTGCCCTAGAATCGTGCAAACTTGCGGGAAAAGTCTGTTGAGAGGGATCAATGATTACGGAATTAGAGTATACAGGATGTCAATGGAGTATGCAGCTGGTGGAAGTTTAACTACTTTCATGGAAACAAGATCATTGTCTGATTCAATGATCAGAGACTTCACTTATATGATCCTTGAAGGACTTGTCTCTATCCATAGTCACGGTTACGTTCACTGCGATCTAAAACCTGAAAACATTCTCGTGTTTCCTCGTACTTGTGGGTGCAACGTTTCATACGAATTGAAGATTTCGGATTTTGGAATGTCGACAAAAGTTGGAGAAGACTCCGAGTTTTGGGAATATGATTCTCCGTATTTGGGAACGTCTCTTTACATGTCGCCAGAATCTGTTCAAAACGGGATCGCGGAGGAAGCCCTAGATTTGTGGTCATTAGGTTG comes from Camelina sativa cultivar DH55 chromosome 19, Cs, whole genome shotgun sequence and encodes:
- the LOC104767448 gene encoding mitogen-activated protein kinase kinase kinase A-like — its product is MLPSMEFVKPLGKGSYGSVDLVRYTNPDGSNPYYQAVKTSYPQDFEPLLKEFQILSKLRDCPRIVQTCGKSLLRGINDYGIRVYRMSMEYAAGGSLTTFMETRSLSDSMIRDFTYMILEGLVSIHSHGYVHCDLKPENILVFPRTCGCNVSYELKISDFGMSTKVGEDSEFWEYDSPYLGTSLYMSPESVQNGIAEEALDLWSLGCIVLEMYTGEPPWLLEDSKKLLSLLLNGNAPEIPESLPWDARQFLQTCFASDPLERGSASELLKHKFLHNVSDQKKVRVTGAGDKRESVVVLKSKKVLKVKIIPPKPPQFKNRPLRLKIIPPKPPGFNLVPVQ